A stretch of Rhodothermus profundi DNA encodes these proteins:
- a CDS encoding LON peptidase substrate-binding domain-containing protein has translation MLIERLPLFPLEVVLYPGEQLPLHIFEPRYRMLMARCLEENRQFGIVLAEAGKLAQVGSLARITQVLARYADGRMDILVTGEERFRIVQLYSDQPYLTADVEQIVEPWQTPERALRERLITQHMRLLELVGRTVRPSIYQNVRYLSYRIAPNAGLTVQQQQEVLELLTENERVAYLVAHLERLLPQVEQMEAVRRRVQSNGHFPEDRSSKPSK, from the coding sequence ATGCTAATCGAACGGTTACCACTTTTCCCACTGGAAGTCGTCTTATATCCTGGCGAGCAGCTTCCTTTGCACATTTTTGAGCCCCGCTACCGCATGTTAATGGCGCGTTGCCTGGAAGAAAATCGGCAGTTCGGCATTGTGTTGGCCGAAGCTGGAAAGCTGGCGCAGGTGGGATCGCTGGCTCGTATTACCCAGGTGCTGGCGCGCTATGCCGATGGTCGCATGGATATTCTGGTAACCGGCGAAGAACGGTTTCGGATCGTTCAGCTCTACTCGGATCAGCCTTATCTGACAGCCGATGTTGAGCAGATCGTCGAACCCTGGCAGACACCAGAGCGCGCCCTGCGCGAGCGCCTGATCACGCAGCACATGCGTCTGTTAGAGCTGGTGGGGCGCACCGTGCGCCCTTCGATCTATCAGAATGTGCGGTATCTGTCCTACAGAATTGCTCCAAATGCCGGGCTGACGGTGCAACAGCAGCAGGAAGTGCTGGAGCTACTGACAGAAAACGAACGCGTGGCGTATCTTGTGGCGCATCTGGAACGGTTGCTGCCGCAGGTCGAGCAGATGGAGGCCGTGCGGCGGCGCGTGCAGTCTAATGGCCATTTTCCGGAAGATCGTTCATCGAAGCCCTCGAAGTAA
- a CDS encoding MBL fold metallo-hydrolase yields MPRIGSYTLYTVETGRFRLDGGAMFGIVPKPLWERYAPADERNRILLNMRCLLLEGNNRLILIDNGIGDKLDEKFRDIYAVDHDYAELHRSLQRLGFSAADITDVILTHLHFDHCGGSTRRVGDRLEVTFPNATFYVQRRHWEWARHPNLRERASFLPENLEPLEASGQLRLLEGPGEVLPGITVEVVNGHTEAQQIVRIDGPEGTLVFVADLIPTHVHLRPVWNMGYDIRPLVTLEEKLAFLERAEANGWHLFFEHDPEVVVVSLHRTEREIAAVHPRPLAELF; encoded by the coding sequence ATGCCACGCATTGGATCGTACACGCTCTACACGGTGGAAACAGGACGTTTTCGGCTGGACGGTGGCGCTATGTTCGGAATTGTGCCCAAGCCACTGTGGGAACGCTATGCCCCCGCCGACGAACGTAATCGCATTCTGCTAAACATGCGTTGCCTGCTGCTCGAAGGCAACAATCGCCTGATTCTGATTGACAATGGCATTGGTGATAAACTTGATGAAAAATTTCGCGACATCTACGCCGTTGATCACGACTATGCCGAACTGCATCGTTCGTTGCAGCGCCTGGGCTTTTCAGCAGCAGATATAACCGACGTGATCCTGACGCATTTGCACTTTGACCACTGCGGCGGCAGCACGCGACGCGTAGGAGATCGGCTGGAGGTAACCTTTCCCAACGCTACCTTCTACGTGCAACGACGTCACTGGGAATGGGCCCGCCATCCTAATTTACGCGAACGGGCATCGTTTTTGCCCGAAAATCTAGAGCCGCTGGAGGCTTCCGGACAGCTCCGGCTGTTAGAGGGACCGGGTGAAGTGCTTCCGGGCATAACCGTGGAAGTGGTGAACGGACATACCGAGGCGCAGCAAATTGTGCGCATTGATGGGCCTGAGGGAACGCTCGTCTTTGTCGCCGATCTGATTCCAACGCATGTGCATCTGCGACCCGTCTGGAACATGGGCTACGACATCCGGCCCCTGGTAACGCTTGAGGAAAAACTGGCTTTTTTAGAACGCGCGGAAGCGAACGGGTGGCATCTGTTTTTTGAGCATGATCCGGAAGTGGTGGTGGTCAGCCTCCATCGAACAGAACGCGAAATTGCTGCTGTGCATCCGCGTCCCTTAGCAGAACTCTTCTGA
- a CDS encoding histidine kinase dimerization/phospho-acceptor domain-containing protein has product MASSRASGVVLLVAQPSASASVAKVLADAGWDVLRCTPEELPQHIAQEQVRGVIVQVGPEAEADCLQVLLTAQSAAARPVLLLTESSVLRMVAAMAQAGWLAAAAPDQTEELQAWVQRLAAAGGASASVPLRHVRRELSRLNHDLKNPLAIISGNAQFLHELIRMRGGDTELEGPVRDIEEACQQIQGLLQRLVALRDTLPD; this is encoded by the coding sequence ATGGCGTCCTCCCGAGCTTCTGGTGTGGTACTGCTGGTTGCCCAGCCCTCTGCATCCGCTTCGGTCGCTAAGGTGCTGGCCGATGCCGGTTGGGACGTGCTGCGGTGTACCCCTGAAGAGCTACCTCAGCACATAGCGCAAGAGCAGGTGCGCGGAGTGATTGTGCAGGTAGGCCCAGAGGCTGAAGCGGACTGTCTTCAGGTGCTGTTGACAGCGCAGTCAGCAGCGGCACGGCCTGTGCTGCTGTTGACCGAATCTTCTGTCCTGCGGATGGTTGCGGCAATGGCGCAGGCAGGATGGCTGGCCGCAGCCGCGCCGGATCAGACCGAGGAGCTGCAGGCCTGGGTTCAGCGACTGGCTGCGGCCGGTGGCGCGTCAGCGTCGGTGCCGCTGCGCCACGTGCGCCGGGAGCTTTCTCGACTTAATCATGATCTGAAAAATCCGCTGGCCATTATTTCAGGCAATGCCCAGTTCCTGCATGAATTGATTCGGATGCGGGGTGGCGATACAGAGCTGGAGGGACCGGTACGCGACATTGAGGAGGCCTGCCAGCAGATTCAAGGATTGTTGCAGCGACTGGTAGCATTGCGCGATACGCTGCCAGACTGA
- a CDS encoding O-acetylhomoserine aminocarboxypropyltransferase/cysteine synthase family protein: MKQPSTLRFETLQVHGGHEPDPTTGARAVPIYASTSFVFRDADHAARLFALQEFGNIYSRIMNPTNEVFERRVAALEGGVAALATSSGQAAQFLALTTLAEAGDNIVSTSYLYGGTYNQFKVSFPRIGIQVRFADGDDPEAIERLIDERTKALYMETIGNPRFNIPDFERLAEIAHRHGVPLVVDNTFGACGYLCRPIEYGADIVVHSATKWIGGHGNTIGGVIVDAGTFPWDNGRFPSFTEPSPGYHGLNFWETFGPQGVLGVNMAFIIRARVEGLRDFGPCQHPFGAFLLLQGLETLSLRVQRSCDNALELARWLREQPQVAWVSYPGLEDHPYHQRAKKYLRNGFGAVLAFGLKGGYEAGRAFVSNVQLASLLANVGDVRTLVIHPASTTHQQLAPEEQRAAGVTPDMVRVSVGIEHIDDIKEDFAQALARISETTAT; the protein is encoded by the coding sequence ATGAAGCAGCCGTCTACGCTTCGCTTTGAGACCCTGCAGGTCCACGGAGGGCACGAACCTGATCCTACCACTGGCGCGCGTGCTGTGCCCATCTATGCTTCGACGTCGTTTGTTTTCCGGGATGCCGATCATGCCGCGCGGCTCTTTGCCCTGCAGGAGTTTGGCAACATCTACTCCCGCATTATGAATCCCACCAACGAAGTGTTTGAGCGCAGGGTAGCTGCCTTGGAAGGGGGCGTGGCCGCGCTGGCAACCTCCAGTGGACAGGCAGCGCAGTTTCTGGCGCTGACGACGCTGGCTGAGGCAGGCGATAACATTGTTTCCACCAGCTACCTCTACGGAGGCACCTACAACCAGTTCAAGGTTTCTTTTCCACGCATCGGAATCCAGGTGCGGTTCGCCGACGGGGACGATCCGGAAGCCATTGAACGCCTGATCGACGAACGCACCAAAGCGCTTTACATGGAGACCATTGGCAATCCGCGTTTTAACATTCCAGACTTTGAACGACTGGCGGAGATTGCCCACCGTCACGGAGTCCCGCTGGTGGTCGACAATACGTTTGGCGCCTGCGGCTACCTGTGCCGACCCATTGAGTACGGCGCTGACATTGTGGTGCATTCGGCGACAAAGTGGATCGGAGGACATGGCAATACGATCGGGGGCGTCATTGTGGATGCGGGAACCTTCCCCTGGGATAACGGCCGCTTCCCGAGTTTCACCGAGCCTTCTCCCGGCTATCACGGGCTAAACTTCTGGGAAACGTTCGGACCGCAGGGGGTGCTGGGCGTCAACATGGCTTTCATTATTCGGGCCCGCGTCGAAGGGCTGCGAGACTTTGGCCCCTGCCAGCATCCCTTCGGAGCTTTTCTGCTACTGCAGGGACTGGAGACGCTTTCGCTGCGCGTGCAGCGCAGCTGCGACAATGCTCTGGAACTCGCCCGATGGCTGCGCGAACAGCCGCAGGTGGCCTGGGTGAGCTATCCGGGGTTGGAGGATCATCCCTATCACCAGCGGGCCAAAAAGTACCTGCGCAATGGCTTCGGTGCCGTACTGGCTTTTGGACTCAAAGGAGGCTACGAGGCTGGCCGGGCATTTGTCAGCAACGTCCAGTTGGCCAGTCTGCTGGCAAATGTGGGGGATGTCAGAACCCTCGTTATCCATCCAGCCTCTACCACACATCAGCAACTGGCGCCCGAAGAGCAACGGGCTGCGGGCGTGACGCCTGACATGGTGCGGGTATCGGTAGGCATCGAACATATCGACGATATCAAAGAAGACTTTGCGCAGGCCCTGGCGCGCATCTCGGAAACGACGGCAACCTGA
- the metX gene encoding homoserine O-acetyltransferase MetX, which translates to MTQTFVLPEFTLESGVVLRQVQVAYRTWGRLNAEGTNALVVCHALTGSADVDQWWGDLLGPGRAFDTDRFFVVCANVLGSPYGTTSPLTINPDTGRPYGPAFPQVTIRDTVNLHRKLLEHLGVRQVAVAVGGSMGGMQVLEWAFQDDFVRAIIPIAVGGRHSAWCIGWSEAQRQAIYADPRWQGGCYDPNNPPAHGLAIARMIAMISYRSYQSFEARFGRRRMLRGEQELFAVESYLHYQGEKLVRRFDANCYVRLTQQMDSHDVSRGRGPYPEVLAAVRQPALVVGIDSDVLYPLTEQEELVAHLPNASLYVLHSPHGHDAFLIETQTLNKVLREWIAQNVSVPATPSPWPSNETAA; encoded by the coding sequence ATGACGCAGACGTTTGTGTTACCCGAATTCACGCTGGAAAGTGGTGTGGTGCTGCGTCAGGTGCAGGTAGCCTACCGGACCTGGGGGCGCCTGAATGCGGAGGGTACGAACGCCCTGGTGGTATGCCATGCGCTGACCGGAAGCGCCGATGTAGATCAGTGGTGGGGGGATCTCCTGGGGCCTGGCCGTGCCTTTGATACGGATCGTTTCTTTGTGGTGTGTGCCAACGTGCTGGGCTCTCCCTATGGGACTACCTCGCCACTGACGATCAACCCGGATACCGGTCGGCCGTATGGGCCAGCGTTTCCGCAGGTAACGATCCGTGATACGGTAAACCTGCACCGAAAACTGCTGGAGCACCTGGGGGTGCGGCAGGTAGCGGTTGCCGTGGGAGGCTCCATGGGGGGCATGCAGGTGCTGGAGTGGGCCTTTCAGGATGATTTCGTGCGGGCAATTATTCCAATTGCTGTGGGCGGACGCCACTCGGCCTGGTGTATTGGTTGGAGCGAAGCCCAACGACAGGCCATCTATGCCGATCCCCGCTGGCAGGGGGGATGCTATGACCCCAACAATCCGCCCGCGCACGGACTGGCCATCGCCCGCATGATCGCCATGATTTCGTATCGCTCCTACCAATCCTTCGAGGCCCGTTTTGGACGCCGTCGCATGCTTCGAGGTGAACAGGAGCTTTTTGCCGTCGAAAGTTACCTGCACTACCAGGGCGAAAAGCTGGTGCGCCGGTTCGATGCAAACTGCTATGTGCGGCTGACGCAGCAAATGGATTCTCACGACGTGTCGCGGGGACGGGGACCCTATCCAGAAGTGCTGGCCGCCGTGCGCCAGCCTGCCCTGGTGGTCGGGATCGACTCGGACGTACTCTACCCGCTAACTGAGCAGGAAGAACTGGTGGCGCACCTGCCGAACGCATCGCTTTACGTGTTGCACTCGCCGCACGGACACGATGCGTTCCTGATCGAAACACAAACCCTTAACAAGGTCCTACGCGAATGGATTGCCCAGAACGTTTCCGTGCCGGCAACACCCAGTCCCTGGCCTTCCAACGAGACCGCCGCCTGA
- a CDS encoding aspartate kinase, whose amino-acid sequence MDCPERFRAGNTQSLAFQRDRRLKVLKFGGTSVGSAALIARVADLITRATATHQIVVVVSAAAGVTNELVNAWDALQQGALDVPALLARMRQRHRTLAHVLGHHAALRRGYLATLEETLSQLARVLRMAQSQNAKPAWRDEVLATGERLMAPLLAATLKARGVAAFAQDATTLICTDARHGEANVNLEATRERVQQWFARLGKQTVPVVTGFIGATPEGQTTTLGRGGSDYSAALLAAMLGAEVLERWTDVDGLYTADPRKNPEARRYQTLVLEEAWAWNHAGKLGMHRKALDPLVAAGIPVHVRSTLAPEQPGTWLLPADTPQTLVG is encoded by the coding sequence ATGGATTGCCCAGAACGTTTCCGTGCCGGCAACACCCAGTCCCTGGCCTTCCAACGAGACCGCCGCCTGAAGGTACTTAAATTTGGCGGAACGTCGGTTGGATCGGCTGCCCTGATTGCGAGGGTAGCTGATCTGATCACCCGGGCTACCGCTACGCATCAAATTGTGGTGGTAGTGTCGGCGGCGGCTGGCGTTACCAATGAGCTCGTAAACGCCTGGGACGCCTTGCAGCAAGGCGCCTTAGATGTCCCGGCATTGCTGGCGCGCATGCGTCAGCGCCATCGCACACTGGCCCACGTGCTGGGCCATCACGCGGCACTGCGGCGCGGTTACCTGGCTACCCTTGAAGAAACGCTGTCGCAGTTGGCGCGCGTGCTAAGGATGGCGCAGTCCCAAAATGCGAAGCCGGCCTGGCGGGACGAAGTGCTGGCTACGGGAGAGCGTTTGATGGCACCGTTGCTGGCTGCCACGCTGAAAGCGCGGGGCGTAGCCGCCTTTGCACAGGACGCAACCACGCTGATCTGCACCGACGCGCGGCACGGCGAAGCCAATGTGAACCTGGAGGCCACGCGCGAACGTGTGCAACAATGGTTTGCCCGGCTCGGAAAGCAGACGGTTCCGGTTGTTACCGGCTTTATTGGTGCTACCCCTGAGGGGCAAACAACGACACTGGGACGCGGTGGCAGCGACTATTCGGCTGCGCTGCTAGCTGCCATGCTCGGGGCTGAGGTGCTGGAGCGCTGGACCGATGTGGACGGTCTCTATACAGCAGACCCGCGCAAAAATCCGGAAGCCCGCCGGTACCAGACCCTGGTGCTTGAAGAAGCCTGGGCCTGGAACCATGCTGGTAAGCTTGGAATGCACCGCAAAGCGCTTGATCCACTGGTAGCCGCCGGTATTCCAGTGCACGTGCGCTCAACACTGGCGCCCGAGCAGCCAGGTACCTGGCTGCTTCCAGCCGATACGCCGCAGACTCTGGTCGGTTGA
- the asd gene encoding aspartate-semialdehyde dehydrogenase, protein MDQPKLRVGILGATGAVGQKFVELLADHPWFEISVLAASDRSAGKPYREAAHWIGTRPIPPQVADQEVVPISTELDCDFVFSGLSASVAGEIEHQLAEAGYPVISNARNHRMREDVPLLIPEINPDHTALIERQPWRARGGFIVTNPNCSTVGLVCALYPLVKTFGVTQVHVTTLQALSGAGYPGVPSLDATANVIPFIGGEEEKMATEPRKILGKLVDGRVEPAAIQISAQCNRVPVLEGHLECISVKLARAASVEEVRAALQTFRSPIADLQLPTAPDPLLQVFDEPHFPQPRRHAELGRGMTVSIGRIRPCEVFDVKFVALVHNTIRGAAGGAVLNAELLVRQGYLKPRRSLIVAEA, encoded by the coding sequence ATGGATCAGCCCAAACTTCGCGTAGGCATTCTAGGTGCTACAGGCGCTGTTGGCCAGAAGTTTGTCGAATTGCTGGCCGATCATCCCTGGTTTGAAATCAGCGTACTGGCAGCCTCCGACCGTTCGGCTGGCAAGCCCTACCGAGAGGCAGCCCACTGGATTGGCACCCGCCCCATTCCTCCGCAGGTGGCCGACCAGGAAGTGGTGCCAATCTCAACGGAGCTGGACTGCGATTTTGTGTTTTCGGGGCTCAGTGCCAGTGTGGCCGGTGAGATTGAGCACCAGTTGGCGGAGGCTGGCTATCCGGTCATTTCAAACGCCCGTAATCACCGCATGCGGGAAGATGTACCGCTTCTGATTCCAGAAATCAATCCGGATCACACGGCCCTCATCGAACGCCAGCCCTGGCGTGCAAGGGGGGGGTTCATTGTGACCAATCCGAATTGCTCTACGGTCGGACTGGTGTGCGCGCTCTATCCATTGGTCAAAACGTTCGGGGTGACGCAGGTGCACGTTACCACCTTGCAGGCGCTATCCGGCGCTGGATATCCAGGCGTTCCGTCGCTGGACGCTACGGCTAACGTAATCCCCTTCATCGGGGGCGAAGAAGAAAAGATGGCGACCGAGCCCCGCAAGATTCTAGGAAAGCTGGTGGACGGCCGCGTCGAACCTGCTGCTATTCAGATCAGTGCGCAGTGCAACCGGGTGCCGGTTCTGGAAGGACATCTGGAATGCATCTCGGTCAAGCTGGCGCGTGCCGCCTCGGTTGAGGAAGTGCGCGCAGCGCTGCAGACGTTCCGGAGCCCGATTGCTGATTTACAGCTCCCAACAGCGCCGGATCCGTTGCTGCAGGTATTCGATGAGCCGCATTTTCCGCAACCGCGTCGCCACGCCGAGCTCGGCCGAGGCATGACCGTCTCTATTGGACGCATTCGGCCCTGCGAAGTATTTGACGTGAAGTTCGTGGCGCTGGTGCACAACACGATCCGCGGTGCTGCAGGGGGAGCTGTGCTCAACGCCGAGCTGCTGGTGCGTCAGGGATACCTGAAACCACGCCGCTCGCTTATCGTTGCCGAGGCCTGA
- a CDS encoding GNAT family N-acetyltransferase, which produces MNMESVAIRPARWEDADALEALWWRLLEEQATLDPTFAPADDARRRWRNDFMLWVRDRMYRLLVADRSGKLIGFISAHQWSPPPIYRQELEVYIDELYVLPDYRRQGIGAQLVAAVRAWAREVGAVRLRLGVLAANHGGLAFWERQHARPFSITLTIPLRDFQNPKSET; this is translated from the coding sequence ATGAATATGGAAAGTGTAGCCATACGGCCAGCACGATGGGAGGACGCCGATGCGCTGGAAGCGCTCTGGTGGCGGCTGCTGGAAGAACAGGCAACCCTGGATCCCACGTTTGCTCCTGCCGACGATGCGCGCCGTCGCTGGCGCAACGATTTTATGCTGTGGGTGCGCGACCGAATGTACCGCCTGCTGGTGGCAGACCGGTCTGGCAAGCTGATCGGCTTCATCTCGGCCCACCAGTGGAGCCCTCCGCCCATTTACCGCCAGGAGCTGGAGGTTTACATTGATGAGCTGTACGTACTGCCGGATTACCGGCGGCAGGGAATCGGCGCACAGCTCGTAGCCGCCGTCCGAGCCTGGGCACGAGAAGTGGGAGCGGTGCGGCTGCGCTTGGGGGTGCTGGCTGCTAATCATGGCGGGTTGGCCTTCTGGGAACGCCAGCATGCCCGACCTTTTTCCATCACGCTGACCATCCCTTTGAGGGATTTTCAAAACCCGAAATCGGAAACCTGA
- a CDS encoding RagB/SusD family nutrient uptake outer membrane protein — protein sequence MRQSMRYILILMLLLFTGSCDLLSIEDRPDPNGPSLEDLLQNPTRAKLANLAIGIESASRFELGIYLIDVGMIGREYWRFSSADPRFTGDLLGKGTAVLDNNTFYITRPWGARYRVVRNAYILLEALPRAADLNEAEKKATAGFAKTFIAYQLLLNLNLTYDNGIRVDVAGPEPGPIVSRSEALAFIARLLDEAAQDLSAGGDAFPFPLSSGFAGFNTPATFRQFNRALAARVAAYREQFDQVLTLLAESFYNPSGDLRTGVYHSFSTASGDLVNPLFFDPNAPAGDALVAHPSFAADAEPGDQRLSKVVQRNEPASLDGLTSTYGFYVYPSASAPIPIIRNAELILLAAEAHIQLGNLNSAVTLLNHIRNTAGLPDYTGPVTQEALLDELLRQRRYELYGEGHRWIDLRRYNRLDELPLDRPGDDVWRQFPIPATENL from the coding sequence ATGAGACAATCAATGCGCTATATCCTTATCCTGATGCTGCTCCTGTTCACCGGGAGCTGCGATCTGTTGAGCATTGAGGACCGGCCAGATCCCAATGGCCCCAGCCTGGAGGATCTCCTGCAAAATCCTACCCGAGCCAAACTGGCTAACCTGGCCATCGGCATCGAGTCGGCCAGCCGATTTGAGCTGGGCATCTATCTGATTGATGTCGGTATGATCGGCCGCGAGTACTGGCGGTTCTCTTCCGCAGACCCTCGCTTCACGGGCGACCTGCTGGGCAAAGGCACCGCCGTGCTTGACAATAACACGTTTTACATCACCCGTCCCTGGGGCGCGCGCTACCGGGTCGTGCGCAACGCGTACATTCTGCTGGAGGCCCTTCCTCGGGCAGCCGATCTGAACGAAGCTGAGAAAAAAGCTACCGCCGGGTTTGCCAAGACATTTATCGCCTACCAGCTCCTGCTGAATTTGAATCTCACCTACGATAACGGCATCCGAGTGGACGTCGCGGGACCCGAACCCGGACCAATTGTTTCCCGCAGCGAAGCTCTCGCCTTTATTGCTCGTCTGCTGGACGAAGCGGCTCAGGACCTGTCGGCCGGCGGCGATGCTTTTCCCTTTCCGCTCTCTTCCGGCTTTGCTGGCTTCAACACACCCGCCACGTTTCGCCAGTTTAACCGGGCGCTGGCTGCTCGCGTAGCAGCTTACCGAGAGCAGTTCGACCAGGTCCTGACGCTTCTGGCCGAATCCTTTTACAACCCCTCCGGTGATCTCCGCACCGGTGTCTATCACAGCTTCTCAACGGCCTCAGGCGACCTGGTCAATCCGCTCTTTTTCGATCCCAACGCGCCCGCAGGTGATGCCCTGGTGGCTCATCCTTCTTTCGCCGCCGATGCAGAACCGGGCGACCAGCGCCTGAGCAAAGTCGTTCAGCGGAATGAGCCTGCTTCGCTCGATGGGCTGACCTCCACCTATGGCTTCTATGTGTATCCCAGCGCCAGCGCTCCCATTCCTATCATCCGCAACGCGGAGCTGATCCTGCTGGCGGCCGAAGCTCACATTCAACTGGGCAACCTCAACAGTGCTGTCACGCTGCTGAACCACATCCGAAATACAGCCGGACTTCCCGACTACACCGGCCCTGTAACTCAGGAAGCCCTCCTTGACGAACTGCTCCGCCAGCGCCGTTATGAACTCTATGGCGAAGGTCACCGCTGGATCGACCTGCGCCGCTACAACCGTCTGGACGAACTGCCTCTTGATCGGCCGGGCGACGACGTCTGGCGCCAGTTTCCCATTCCAGCCACCGAAAATCTCTAG